One genomic window of Helicobacter kayseriensis includes the following:
- a CDS encoding YceI family protein encodes MKKIVLASILTIGACFGINLDTSKTQMYWEAYKLINKTPVKGSFSDVQYKFSKKSGISGSLLGATAKIDLSKVVTGNPVSEENLTNSFFKKFEGKDIKVKIEQVIEGEDKGTILAKITMNKKSQLVPMQYEIKEGQLIAKGIFDVLSFKLDGALKQLAKACQDFHEGYTWSQVEVGFIIPVQQ; translated from the coding sequence ATGAAAAAAATAGTGCTCGCTTCGATTTTGACGATTGGAGCTTGTTTTGGTATCAATCTAGATACATCTAAAACACAAATGTATTGGGAGGCTTACAAACTCATCAATAAAACTCCAGTTAAAGGAAGCTTCAGCGATGTCCAATACAAATTTTCAAAAAAAAGTGGGATTAGCGGAAGTCTTCTTGGAGCAACAGCCAAAATCGATTTGTCTAAAGTAGTCACAGGAAATCCTGTTTCTGAGGAAAACTTAACCAATAGTTTTTTCAAAAAGTTTGAAGGGAAAGATATCAAAGTAAAAATCGAACAAGTCATTGAAGGCGAGGACAAAGGAACAATTCTTGCAAAAATTACAATGAACAAAAAAAGCCAACTCGTTCCTATGCAATATGAGATCAAAGAAGGACAGCTCATTGCAAAGGGTATTTTTGATGTTCTTTCTTTTAAATTAGATGGGGCACTGAAACAATTGGCAAAAGCTTGTCAAGATTTTCACGAAGGATATACTTGGTCACAAGTTGAGGTTGGATTCATTATCCCAGTGCAACAATAA
- a CDS encoding response regulator, which yields MKMLIVDDSSTMRRIIKNTLLRLGYTDVLEAGNGIEAWEILDQNHDISVLITDWNMPEMNGLELVRRTRSDERFLNIPIIMVTTEGGKAEVIAAIKAGVNNYIVKPFTPQVLKEKLEMVLGINER from the coding sequence TTGAAAATGCTTATTGTTGATGATAGCTCAACGATGAGAAGAATCATCAAAAATACATTATTAAGATTGGGATATACCGATGTGTTGGAAGCCGGAAATGGAATTGAGGCTTGGGAGATTTTAGATCAAAATCACGATATCAGCGTTTTAATCACAGATTGGAATATGCCTGAAATGAATGGTTTGGAGCTAGTAAGAAGAACAAGATCAGATGAACGCTTTTTGAATATTCCTATTATTATGGTGACAACAGAAGGAGGAAAAGCTGAGGTAATTGCGGCAATCAAAGCAGGTGTAAATAACTACATTGTCAAGCCCTTTACCCCTCAGGTGTTGAAAGAAAAATTAGAAATGGTTTTGGGAATCAATGAAAGATAA
- a CDS encoding 3'-5' exonuclease, which yields MICVFDIETVPDVDLLRKKFGYTGSELEICLQAFEDQKNKSGSEFLPIAFHKIISIASVVCDEYGKFEKVGVFGRKQEVQDSYIEEVTLGDFLKWFNKAQPRLVSFNGRGFDLPTMMLRAMKYNMESLAYFEQDNSLLNKNKWENYRQRYSERFHTDLLDSLGHFGSVRGLRLDDVSSLCGLPGKYDVSGDDVFSLYYAEKNLKKIDEYCQSDVLNTYWVYLKYEVLKGNLTLRDYVEILQDWKDKLPKDKEYSEIFNEHLQKEIEKCTM from the coding sequence ATGATTTGTGTTTTTGATATTGAAACTGTTCCTGATGTTGATTTGTTGAGGAAAAAATTTGGATATACAGGGAGTGAGTTGGAAATCTGTTTGCAGGCTTTTGAGGATCAAAAAAATAAAAGTGGAAGCGAATTTTTACCCATTGCATTTCACAAAATTATTTCTATTGCAAGCGTTGTTTGTGATGAATATGGAAAATTTGAAAAAGTGGGAGTATTTGGACGCAAACAAGAAGTTCAAGATTCTTATATTGAAGAGGTGACTCTGGGAGATTTTTTAAAATGGTTTAATAAAGCTCAGCCAAGACTTGTTAGTTTCAATGGACGAGGGTTTGACTTGCCTACAATGATGCTTAGGGCGATGAAATACAATATGGAATCTTTGGCATATTTTGAGCAAGACAACTCTCTTTTGAATAAAAACAAATGGGAGAATTATCGGCAACGCTATAGCGAGCGTTTTCATACAGATCTATTGGATAGTTTGGGGCATTTTGGGAGCGTGAGGGGATTGAGACTTGATGATGTGTCAAGTTTATGTGGATTGCCTGGAAAATACGATGTAAGCGGGGATGATGTTTTTTCTCTTTATTATGCAGAAAAGAATCTAAAAAAAATAGATGAATATTGTCAAAGTGATGTGCTTAATACCTATTGGGTCTATCTTAAATATGAGGTTTTGAAGGGAAATCTAACTTTGAGAGATTATGTCGAGATCTTACAAGATTGGAAGGATAAGCTTCCAAAAGACAAAGAATATTCAGAAATTTTTAATGAGCATCTTCAAAAGGAAATAGAAAAATGCACTATGTAG
- a CDS encoding tRNA1(Val) (adenine(37)-N6)-methyltransferase, whose product MFDFARRFLKKGARILDVGCGSGILGALCIRDFDCRVEMVEKDPDSSFLAQINVPRAKVHCMDFLEFWDEEKFDFILSNPPFYRAEILPSKNQKLNLARNESSLPLELMLKQVKRNLKPNGGVAFCYDAKEVHRVFYALKDAGFNAEVARFVHPRESQNATLAMIWARIQSKKSLQVLPPLFTHIGSQQTDNSLEVQKIYHSCNTYSIKIDQI is encoded by the coding sequence TTGTTTGATTTTGCAAGACGGTTTTTGAAAAAAGGAGCAAGAATCTTAGATGTTGGGTGCGGGAGCGGGATCTTGGGTGCCTTGTGTATCAGGGATTTTGACTGTAGGGTGGAAATGGTTGAAAAGGATCCTGATAGCTCGTTTTTAGCTCAGATTAATGTGCCTAGAGCCAAAGTGCATTGTATGGATTTTTTGGAATTTTGGGATGAAGAGAAGTTTGATTTTATTCTTTCCAATCCCCCTTTTTATCGCGCAGAGATTCTCCCTTCTAAAAATCAAAAGCTCAATCTTGCTCGCAATGAATCTTCTCTTCCACTTGAATTGATGCTTAAACAGGTCAAAAGAAACCTTAAGCCCAATGGCGGAGTCGCTTTTTGTTATGATGCAAAGGAAGTGCATCGTGTTTTTTATGCTTTGAAAGATGCGGGGTTTAATGCTGAGGTAGCGAGGTTTGTGCATCCCAGAGAGTCTCAAAATGCCACTCTTGCAATGATTTGGGCAAGGATTCAGAGCAAGAAGAGTTTGCAAGTTTTGCCTCCGCTTTTTACGCATATTGGATCACAGCAAACGGATAATTCTTTGGAAGTGCAGAAAATCTATCATTCTTGCAATACTTATAGTATCAAGATTGATCAGATATAG
- the pssA gene encoding CDP-diacylglycerol--serine O-phosphatidyltransferase, which produces MKINPLYILPNTFTAGSMFLAMISVISAAREDFSLACWAIVFSMILDGLDGRVARLTNTSSKFGVELDSLADVVAFGVAPAMLTYFYVGQYYGRLGMVICALFVVFGAIRLARFNITTSSEPNSFIGLPIPAAAVFLVSWVLLNEHYGLFKMFPAPKLDFLDNRMDVFVAPVFGYLLLVCIFVVGILMVSNIRYPSFKKVQWNLRIFIILLTACSIVVYRPVESLVVAMSGYVAYGIVRWLWIIGKIKIKPY; this is translated from the coding sequence ATGAAAATTAATCCTTTATATATCTTGCCTAATACCTTTACAGCAGGAAGTATGTTTTTGGCCATGATTAGCGTTATTTCTGCAGCAAGAGAGGATTTTTCTCTTGCTTGTTGGGCAATTGTATTTTCAATGATTTTAGATGGTTTAGATGGTCGTGTTGCTCGTTTGACAAATACTTCTTCAAAATTTGGGGTAGAGCTTGATTCTTTGGCTGATGTTGTTGCCTTTGGTGTTGCGCCTGCTATGCTTACATATTTTTATGTTGGTCAATATTATGGAAGATTGGGGATGGTGATTTGTGCCTTGTTTGTTGTTTTTGGGGCGATTCGATTGGCGAGATTTAATATTACCACTTCAAGCGAGCCAAATTCTTTTATTGGCCTTCCTATCCCAGCAGCAGCTGTTTTTTTGGTTTCATGGGTTTTATTGAATGAGCATTATGGGCTATTTAAGATGTTCCCTGCTCCAAAATTGGATTTTTTAGACAACAGAATGGATGTTTTTGTTGCGCCTGTTTTTGGATACTTATTGTTGGTGTGCATTTTTGTTGTTGGAATTTTAATGGTTAGCAATATTCGCTATCCTTCTTTTAAAAAAGTGCAGTGGAATCTTAGAATTTTTATTATTCTGCTTACTGCTTGCTCTATTGTTGTTTATCGTCCTGTTGAAAGTCTTGTTGTCGCGATGAGCGGTTATGTTGCATATGGAATCGTGCGATGGTTGTGGATTATCGGCAAAATCAAAATTAAGCCCTATTGA
- a CDS encoding 50S ribosomal protein L11 methyltransferase, which produces MKDNDQYYEILFEPYECYEAYLDFVISEIEDCVEEVSTPYHLETKNQDLKNWNLSEFFTNQEQRYPQIVIRTLQNPLSVVELLRSFAKILSERMQEKVDFGLGYRVCQNKDWIEAYRQSILPVSVGGFYIRPSWHLQTSEEGLKDLVIDPALAFGSGHHASTAMCLKCLSAIDLQTKRLLDVGCGSGILGIAASMLGANVEICDTDELAIKESDKNFALNHQKIVRSWVGSIGLAQGEYDVIVANILASILIMLKSDLSHKLKKGGILILSGILSEYKQQVLDRFCDFEVDQILEKDEWVALKLIKLK; this is translated from the coding sequence ATGAAAGATAACGATCAATACTATGAAATTCTTTTTGAGCCTTATGAGTGTTATGAGGCATATTTAGACTTTGTGATTTCTGAAATAGAAGATTGTGTGGAAGAAGTTTCTACACCCTATCATTTAGAGACAAAAAATCAAGATCTTAAAAATTGGAATCTCTCTGAATTTTTTACTAACCAAGAGCAAAGATACCCACAAATTGTCATTAGAACCCTTCAAAATCCCCTGTCTGTTGTAGAGTTGCTTAGATCTTTTGCAAAGATTTTATCAGAGCGCATGCAAGAGAAAGTTGATTTTGGTTTGGGTTATAGAGTATGTCAAAATAAAGACTGGATTGAGGCTTATAGGCAATCTATTTTGCCTGTGAGCGTTGGAGGATTTTATATTCGCCCCTCTTGGCATCTACAAACCTCTGAGGAGGGCTTGAAAGATTTGGTGATTGATCCAGCGCTGGCTTTTGGGTCGGGTCATCATGCAAGCACTGCTATGTGTTTGAAGTGTTTGAGTGCCATAGATTTGCAGACAAAGAGGCTTTTAGATGTGGGTTGTGGAAGTGGGATTTTAGGAATTGCTGCAAGTATGCTTGGGGCAAATGTTGAGATTTGTGACACGGATGAATTGGCAATTAAGGAGAGTGATAAAAATTTTGCCCTCAACCATCAAAAGATAGTTCGTTCATGGGTTGGATCGATTGGTTTGGCTCAAGGAGAATATGATGTGATTGTGGCCAATATTTTGGCATCTATTTTAATAATGCTCAAATCCGATTTGTCGCATAAGCTCAAGAAGGGAGGGATCTTGATACTTTCTGGAATTTTAAGTGAATATAAGCAGCAAGTTTTAGATCGATTTTGTGATTTTGAAGTGGATCAAATTTTGGAAAAAGATGAGTGGGTTGCTCTAAAACTCATCAAACTTAAGTAA
- the ftsH gene encoding ATP-dependent zinc metalloprotease FtsH, translating to MKENPKDKKPFSKNPILVFVVFALIAMVIFRFFSPSDGLLNEKMSAITSKKEISYYELKQLIQNKEVSAVSIGQTMVRAISGDERTLYIAKKVNDPSLVKLLDENKIQYSGFSEDNLFMEVLSWILPVLIFIGFWMFMANRVQKNMGNGIFGMGSAKKLVNAEKPNVKFDDMAGNDEAKEEVVEIVDFLKYPDRYTLLGAKIPRGVLLVGPPGTGKTLLAKAVAGEANVPFFSMSGSSFIEMFVGLGASRVRDLFEMAKKEAPSIIFIDEIDAIGKSRAAGGIVSGNDEREQTLNQLLAEMDGFGSEAAPVIVLAATNRPEILDPALLRPGRFDRQVLVDKPDYKGRLDILRVHIKAIKPSRDVDLQEIAKMTAGLAGADLANIINEAALLAGRANKKEVTQADLKEAVERGIAGLEKKSRRISKKEKHIVAYHESGHALISELTKGADRVNKVSIIPRGMAALGYTLNTPQENKYLVQKHELIADVDVLLGGRAAEDVFLGEISTGASNDLERATDILKAMASYYGMTEVSGLMVLEKPRNSFLNGGMGGNAEYSEKTAEKLDSFIQKTLSERFESVKQTLRDYSEAIETMVQELLEKEVIDGERVRTIIKEYEEKKGLPSRLAIHEEEK from the coding sequence ATGAAAGAAAATCCAAAAGACAAAAAACCTTTTTCAAAAAACCCCATTTTAGTTTTTGTGGTTTTTGCACTGATTGCAATGGTGATTTTTAGATTTTTCTCGCCAAGCGATGGGCTTTTGAATGAAAAGATGAGCGCCATTACAAGCAAAAAAGAGATTAGCTACTATGAGCTTAAGCAGTTGATTCAAAACAAAGAAGTCAGCGCTGTAAGCATTGGTCAAACGATGGTTAGGGCTATTTCTGGAGATGAAAGAACACTTTATATTGCCAAGAAAGTCAATGATCCCTCATTGGTAAAACTTCTGGATGAAAACAAGATCCAATACAGTGGATTTAGTGAAGATAATCTTTTTATGGAGGTCTTGAGTTGGATTCTTCCTGTTTTGATTTTTATCGGATTTTGGATGTTTATGGCCAATCGTGTGCAAAAAAATATGGGCAATGGCATTTTTGGGATGGGGAGTGCCAAAAAGCTTGTAAATGCTGAAAAACCCAATGTTAAATTTGATGATATGGCAGGAAATGATGAAGCCAAAGAAGAAGTTGTGGAGATTGTGGATTTCTTAAAATATCCTGATCGCTATACTCTTTTGGGTGCAAAGATTCCAAGAGGAGTGCTTTTGGTTGGACCTCCCGGAACAGGAAAAACGCTTTTGGCAAAAGCTGTGGCAGGTGAGGCAAATGTTCCATTTTTTTCTATGAGTGGAAGTAGCTTTATTGAAATGTTTGTAGGACTTGGAGCAAGTCGCGTAAGAGATCTCTTTGAAATGGCAAAAAAAGAAGCCCCAAGTATTATTTTTATTGATGAGATTGATGCGATTGGAAAAAGTCGTGCGGCTGGGGGAATTGTAAGCGGAAATGATGAAAGAGAACAAACACTCAATCAGCTTTTGGCAGAAATGGATGGATTTGGAAGTGAGGCGGCTCCTGTGATTGTGCTTGCAGCAACCAATCGTCCAGAAATTTTGGATCCTGCGCTTTTGCGTCCAGGTCGATTTGATCGTCAAGTACTTGTTGATAAGCCCGACTATAAAGGAAGACTTGATATTTTAAGAGTGCATATTAAAGCCATTAAGCCTTCTAGAGATGTGGATTTGCAAGAGATTGCAAAAATGACAGCAGGACTTGCTGGGGCAGATTTGGCCAATATCATTAATGAAGCCGCATTGCTTGCAGGGCGAGCAAATAAAAAAGAAGTCACTCAGGCAGATCTAAAAGAAGCTGTTGAGAGAGGAATTGCTGGATTAGAGAAAAAATCAAGAAGAATTAGTAAGAAAGAAAAGCACATTGTTGCTTATCATGAGAGTGGTCATGCTCTGATTAGCGAGCTTACAAAAGGTGCAGATAGGGTCAATAAAGTTTCCATCATTCCGCGTGGAATGGCAGCTCTTGGTTATACCCTTAATACTCCACAAGAAAACAAATATTTGGTCCAAAAACATGAGTTGATTGCTGATGTTGATGTTTTGTTGGGTGGTCGTGCAGCTGAAGATGTTTTCCTTGGAGAAATTTCTACGGGCGCAAGCAATGATTTGGAGCGAGCAACTGATATTTTAAAAGCTATGGCAAGTTATTATGGAATGACTGAAGTTAGTGGATTGATGGTGCTTGAAAAACCAAGAAATTCATTTTTGAATGGGGGAATGGGCGGAAATGCAGAATATAGTGAAAAAACTGCTGAAAAATTAGATAGCTTTATCCAAAAGACATTGAGTGAACGCTTTGAAAGTGTCAAGCAAACACTTAGAGATTATTCTGAAGCCATTGAGACAATGGTGCAAGAGCTTCTTGAGAAAGAGGTGATCGATGGAGAGAGAGTTAGAACAATTATTAAGGAATATGAAGAGAAGAAAGGTCTTCCCTCAAGACTTGCAATTCACGAAGAAGAAAAGTAA